From Streptomyces sp. TLI_105, the proteins below share one genomic window:
- a CDS encoding transporter: MTPYLLGAGSLDPIGSEARSAVISAFLVFIGICLLWVFTLATQGDDLEGLYVADRSLTPVFNGVAMAGEQITVVILVTLPGSISLFGYDGVSIAVDSAIALGVFLLLVPRIRSTGRYTLGQLFSLRVEGPGARTAGAVVTLCIAIPLLMVQLRAGGVTTALLIGMPSETAQVVCTVMMGCLITCFAGVADLRGASFVQVVKVPVALATLAVVTLLALRVFAWSPGDLLSAAVHKSTSPHAYLSPGLWAHATGLGPLSAISDHIVVILGTAMMPHLILRVSAGRDVPAARRSMSIAVGLSGLFFLLLITTGFAAAAVVGSGQIGAVDAKGQGALFLLASSVLPHHSTGRVVLITLVACVAFLAVLTAVAGVTFAAGVSMARDLFGRKDRSRSVIGELGVLRLSVVALCAVSLVLTVAAHRYPIEFLLAFSMSVAASCVFPALVYSFLWTGFNRRGLLWQVYGGLSLCILLTLFSPGVSGTVYALLPQEDFDLFPFDTPGVVSVPAAFLLGWLGSARPWRRTARIRRTERSGVTG; encoded by the coding sequence ATGACCCCCTACCTCCTGGGCGCCGGCTCGCTCGACCCGATCGGTTCCGAGGCAAGGAGCGCCGTGATCAGCGCGTTCCTCGTCTTCATCGGCATCTGCCTTCTGTGGGTCTTCACCCTCGCCACCCAGGGCGACGACCTGGAAGGTCTCTACGTCGCCGACCGGTCCCTCACCCCCGTCTTCAACGGCGTCGCCATGGCCGGCGAACAGATCACGGTCGTCATCCTGGTCACGCTGCCGGGATCGATCTCCCTCTTCGGTTATGACGGGGTCTCGATCGCCGTCGACAGCGCCATCGCCCTCGGCGTCTTCCTGCTCCTCGTCCCGAGGATCCGCAGCACCGGCCGCTACACCCTCGGACAGCTGTTCTCCCTGCGTGTCGAGGGGCCCGGTGCGCGGACGGCGGGCGCGGTGGTCACCCTGTGCATCGCCATCCCTCTGCTCATGGTCCAACTGCGGGCCGGCGGCGTCACCACGGCTCTGCTGATCGGCATGCCGAGTGAGACGGCCCAGGTGGTGTGCACGGTCATGATGGGATGCCTCATCACATGCTTCGCCGGCGTGGCCGATCTGCGCGGCGCCAGCTTCGTGCAGGTCGTCAAGGTGCCCGTGGCCCTGGCGACGCTCGCCGTGGTGACCCTGCTGGCGCTCCGCGTCTTCGCCTGGAGTCCCGGAGACCTGCTCTCGGCCGCCGTGCACAAGAGCACGTCCCCGCACGCGTACCTCAGTCCGGGGTTGTGGGCGCACGCCACGGGTCTCGGGCCGCTCAGCGCGATCAGCGACCACATCGTCGTCATCCTCGGCACCGCGATGATGCCCCACCTGATCCTGCGCGTCAGCGCCGGCCGGGACGTGCCCGCCGCCCGGCGCTCCATGAGCATCGCCGTAGGACTGAGCGGTCTCTTCTTCCTGCTCCTGATCACGACGGGCTTCGCCGCGGCCGCGGTGGTGGGCAGCGGACAGATCGGGGCGGTCGACGCGAAGGGACAGGGAGCCCTGTTCCTGCTGGCATCGAGCGTCCTGCCCCACCACTCCACGGGCCGGGTCGTCCTCATCACCCTCGTGGCCTGCGTCGCCTTCCTCGCCGTGCTCACAGCCGTGGCCGGCGTGACCTTCGCCGCCGGCGTCTCCATGGCCCGCGACCTGTTCGGACGGAAGGACCGTTCCAGGAGCGTCATCGGAGAGCTGGGAGTCCTGCGGCTCTCCGTCGTCGCGCTCTGCGCGGTGAGTCTGGTCCTCACCGTCGCCGCACACCGCTACCCGATCGAGTTCCTCCTCGCCTTCTCCATGAGCGTCGCGGCCTCGTGCGTGTTCCCCGCGCTCGTCTACTCCTTTCTCTGGACCGGCTTCAACCGGCGAGGGCTTCTGTGGCAGGTGTACGGAGGGCTGTCCCTCTGCATACTCCTGACCCTTTTCTCCCCCGGTGTTTCCGGGACGGTCTACGCGCTCCTGCCCCAGGAGGACTTCGACCTGTTCCCGTTCGACACTCCGGGGGTGGTCTCCGTCCCGGCGGCCTTCCTCCTGGGATGGCTCGGCAGCGCGCGTCCGTGGAGGCGGACCGCCCGGATCCGGCGAACCGAACGGAGTGGTGTCACCGGCTGA
- a CDS encoding gamma-glutamyl-gamma-aminobutyrate hydrolase family protein has translation MPPLIGITGRRLSLGMVKGTSRRFQFQFINSYFSAFGDKVAAAGGIPVNVPFNCDAEQVVDRLDGLIVTGGQDVHPSRWGGNAQVDPAVDPRWNHDVPDPERDEYEAALLVAALQANLPTLGVCRGHQLLNIVLGGTLVEHIEEGPIVHSSPNFAPDDGDDEHTVHFTPGSLAHTLYGPQRVVNSWHHQAVDRLGRGLTVMGTTTDGVVEAIRLADSPVVGVQWHPEWMASPDPVFDWLVDQSEANALGPAMTGGTTW, from the coding sequence ATGCCACCGCTGATCGGCATCACGGGCCGCCGCCTGAGCCTGGGCATGGTGAAGGGGACGTCCCGCCGCTTCCAATTCCAGTTCATCAACTCCTACTTCAGCGCGTTCGGCGACAAGGTGGCCGCCGCTGGCGGAATACCGGTCAACGTGCCGTTCAACTGTGACGCGGAACAGGTGGTCGACCGACTGGACGGACTCATCGTCACCGGCGGGCAGGACGTCCATCCTTCCCGCTGGGGCGGGAACGCCCAGGTCGACCCCGCGGTCGACCCGAGGTGGAACCACGACGTGCCGGACCCCGAACGGGACGAGTACGAGGCGGCCCTCCTCGTGGCCGCGCTCCAGGCGAACCTTCCGACCCTGGGCGTGTGCCGCGGTCATCAGCTGCTCAACATCGTCCTCGGCGGCACCCTCGTCGAGCACATAGAAGAGGGCCCGATCGTCCACTCGTCCCCGAACTTCGCACCTGACGACGGCGACGACGAGCACACCGTCCACTTCACGCCGGGAAGCCTCGCCCACACGCTCTACGGGCCCCAGCGCGTCGTCAACTCCTGGCACCACCAGGCGGTCGACCGCCTGGGCCGAGGACTCACCGTCATGGGCACCACCACCGACGGCGTCGTCGAAGCCATCAGGCTCGCCGACAGCCCGGTGGTGGGGGTGCAGTGGCATCCCGAGTGGATGGCCTCGCCGGACCCCGTCTTCGACTGGCTCGTCGACCAATCGGAGGCGAACGCCCTCGGACCCGCCATGACAGGAGGCACGACGTGGTGA
- a CDS encoding acyl-CoA dehydrogenase family protein produces the protein MTFTHLPPEVAELRERTRRFIREVVVDSEPAPGGRLDQVTRDRLQAVAKEAGVFAPLVPKEYGGQGLSIEYWSPILQEAGYSPIGPSALNCMAPDEGNMHMLNLIATEEQKKRYLAPLAAGDVRSCFGMTEPHPGAGSDPAALRTTAVRTAGGWIIDGHKRFTSGAVGAGFCIVMARTPALDGSPEGATMFLVDMTNPGIRIGEAIHTVDRSIDGGHPHLYIENCFVPDEAVLGEVGLGFRYAQVRLGPARLTHCMRWLGLARRAHDIALDRAGKRELFGGPIDSLGLAQHLIAESVIDIETSDAIITKTAALLHSDPKAGSAMSSIAKVHCSEAIFRVIDRAIQICGGDGVSDGLPLAQYLNEVRPFRIYDGSNETHRWAIARRASAGRAAAVRAGEPYRGDAVVGRDGGA, from the coding sequence ATGACCTTCACCCACCTTCCCCCCGAGGTGGCGGAGCTGCGTGAGCGCACCCGCCGGTTCATCCGCGAGGTCGTCGTCGACTCCGAGCCCGCGCCGGGCGGACGTCTCGACCAGGTCACCCGTGACCGGCTGCAGGCGGTGGCGAAGGAGGCCGGCGTCTTCGCGCCGCTCGTGCCGAAGGAGTACGGCGGGCAGGGCCTGTCCATCGAGTACTGGTCGCCGATCCTCCAGGAAGCCGGGTACTCGCCGATCGGCCCCAGCGCGCTCAACTGCATGGCCCCCGACGAGGGGAACATGCACATGCTCAACCTGATCGCGACCGAAGAGCAGAAGAAGCGCTATCTCGCGCCTCTGGCCGCGGGGGACGTACGGTCGTGCTTCGGCATGACCGAGCCCCACCCCGGAGCCGGATCCGACCCGGCGGCACTGCGGACCACGGCCGTGCGCACCGCGGGCGGCTGGATCATCGACGGCCACAAGCGGTTCACCAGCGGCGCCGTCGGCGCCGGCTTCTGCATCGTGATGGCACGGACCCCGGCGCTGGACGGCTCCCCGGAGGGGGCCACCATGTTCCTCGTCGACATGACCAACCCCGGCATCCGGATCGGCGAGGCGATCCACACCGTCGACCGCTCCATCGACGGCGGCCACCCGCACCTGTACATCGAGAACTGCTTCGTCCCCGACGAAGCCGTACTCGGCGAGGTGGGGCTCGGCTTCCGCTACGCCCAGGTCCGGCTCGGACCGGCCCGTCTCACCCACTGCATGCGATGGCTGGGACTGGCGCGGCGGGCACACGACATCGCGCTGGACCGGGCCGGGAAGCGGGAGCTGTTCGGCGGTCCGATCGACTCCCTCGGCCTGGCCCAGCACCTGATCGCCGAGTCCGTGATCGACATCGAGACCTCCGACGCGATCATCACGAAGACGGCGGCGCTGCTGCACAGCGATCCGAAGGCGGGGTCCGCGATGTCGTCGATCGCGAAGGTCCACTGCTCCGAGGCGATCTTCCGGGTGATCGACCGCGCCATCCAGATCTGCGGCGGAGACGGAGTCTCCGACGGGCTCCCGCTGGCGCAGTACCTCAACGAGGTCCGCCCGTTCCGCATCTACGACGGCTCCAACGAGACCCACCGGTGGGCCATCGCCCGCCGGGCCTCGGCCGGCCGCGCCGCCGCGGTCCGCGCCGGTGAGCCGTACCGGGGCGACGCCGTCGTCGGCCGGGACGGGGGCGCGTGA
- a CDS encoding aspartate aminotransferase family protein — MGLESSRIAFERARRSVGAGVGSGLRAAMQPHPLFVSEARGAHVWDLDGDRYIDYVMAWGPLVLGHGDPRIVDAVLDVVSRMQVVGTGHVLEYAAAEAVLQSVPHGERLLWSNTGTEAVQVALRLARAATGRRRVVKFAKSYHGWHDTVYAGLSDADTGEVAVPASRGQSPSALDDLVVARFNDVEMIERILADAVERDIAAVLIDPIMSNAGVEAPSQEFLQTLRSRCDQHGVVLIYDEVIAGFRIARGGAAEFFGVHPDLSVFGKAMAGGFTQSAVVGRADLIDQVTDGVVHAGTFNGNPVALAAVQATMGALEDPSVYETLESVSAQFELVIGDLLASAPQPARLNRVGSLLQFVPDLDATGLHGTGGPWPQILGGMLAHGVVFMPSGKIFLSTAHRRTDIDATADALEKVLRQLRGPAAG; from the coding sequence ATGGGCCTGGAGTCATCGCGCATCGCCTTCGAGCGGGCCCGGCGCAGTGTGGGAGCAGGGGTGGGCTCCGGCCTCCGCGCGGCCATGCAGCCCCATCCGCTCTTCGTGAGCGAGGCGCGAGGAGCCCACGTCTGGGACCTGGACGGCGACCGTTACATCGACTACGTCATGGCGTGGGGTCCCCTCGTCCTCGGACACGGCGACCCCCGCATCGTGGACGCGGTACTCGACGTCGTCTCGCGGATGCAGGTCGTCGGCACCGGCCACGTCCTCGAGTACGCGGCGGCGGAGGCGGTTCTCCAATCCGTCCCGCACGGCGAACGCCTGCTCTGGAGCAACACCGGGACCGAAGCGGTTCAGGTCGCACTGCGCCTGGCGCGGGCGGCCACGGGGCGCCGGCGGGTGGTGAAGTTCGCCAAGAGCTACCACGGATGGCACGACACCGTGTACGCCGGTTTGAGCGACGCCGACACGGGTGAGGTCGCGGTGCCCGCGAGCAGGGGGCAGAGCCCGAGTGCACTCGACGACCTCGTGGTGGCGCGGTTCAACGACGTGGAGATGATCGAACGCATTCTCGCGGACGCCGTCGAACGGGACATCGCCGCCGTGCTCATCGACCCGATCATGAGCAACGCCGGCGTCGAAGCGCCCTCGCAGGAATTCCTGCAGACCCTGCGATCCCGTTGCGACCAGCACGGGGTGGTGCTCATCTACGACGAGGTGATCGCCGGCTTCAGGATCGCCCGGGGTGGCGCGGCCGAATTCTTCGGGGTGCACCCCGACCTCTCCGTCTTCGGCAAGGCCATGGCCGGCGGTTTCACCCAGAGCGCCGTCGTCGGCCGAGCGGACCTGATCGACCAGGTGACCGACGGCGTGGTCCACGCCGGGACGTTCAACGGAAACCCCGTCGCGCTGGCCGCCGTACAGGCGACCATGGGAGCACTCGAGGACCCTTCCGTCTATGAAACGCTGGAAAGCGTCTCCGCCCAGTTCGAGCTCGTGATCGGGGACCTGCTGGCCTCCGCGCCCCAACCCGCCCGTCTCAACCGCGTCGGTTCTCTGCTCCAGTTCGTCCCGGACCTCGATGCCACCGGCCTGCACGGCACCGGCGGTCCCTGGCCGCAGATTCTGGGTGGGATGCTCGCCCACGGCGTGGTGTTCATGCCTTCGGGCAAGATCTTCCTCAGCACTGCGCACCGCCGGACGGACATCGACGCCACCGCCGACGCCCTCGAGAAGGTTCTGCGTCAGCTGCGGGGGCCCGCAGCGGGCTGA
- a CDS encoding phosphotransferase family protein yields the protein MDTVPDGVEVVASWERARHLDSPPFLVLDAVTGFLDAHGIGSGPLAWQRIGDGQSNVTYLIERGGECVVLRRGPRPPLPKSTHDMVREARIQKVLGGHGVPVPEILAVCEDESLLGVPFYLMSRLDGTVVTDTIPAHLSPAEQRRATSEAVVDTLVALHGIDVTGGELATLGSPEGYLGRQVDRFRGLWEVNTTRGLPAVERIADWLVRNLPASQAASVVHGDYRMGNLMFAPQAPAKVLAILDWEMATLGDPLADLGYLTATYSEAGRPTTPLELTKVTRSPGYLTQRQLAERYQHHTGLDLTSLPWYQTLALWKAAIFCEAIYTRWRRGERPHDTAFGPSLETGVPRLLERAGQYASLTATGRR from the coding sequence ATGGACACCGTCCCTGATGGCGTGGAGGTCGTCGCGAGCTGGGAGAGGGCTCGTCACCTCGACAGTCCTCCGTTCCTGGTCCTCGACGCGGTCACCGGCTTCCTCGACGCACACGGGATCGGCAGCGGCCCGCTCGCGTGGCAGCGCATCGGCGACGGCCAGTCCAACGTCACCTATCTGATCGAACGGGGTGGTGAGTGCGTCGTCCTGCGCCGTGGCCCGCGGCCGCCGCTGCCGAAGTCGACGCACGACATGGTGCGCGAGGCCCGCATCCAGAAGGTCCTCGGCGGGCACGGGGTGCCGGTGCCGGAGATCCTCGCGGTCTGCGAGGACGAGTCGCTTCTGGGGGTGCCGTTCTACCTCATGTCCCGGCTCGACGGGACGGTCGTCACCGACACGATCCCGGCCCACCTCTCCCCCGCCGAACAGCGTCGGGCCACCAGTGAGGCGGTCGTCGACACCCTCGTCGCCCTGCACGGCATCGACGTGACCGGAGGGGAACTCGCCACCCTGGGCTCCCCCGAGGGATACCTCGGTCGCCAGGTCGACCGGTTCCGCGGACTGTGGGAGGTCAACACCACCCGCGGCCTGCCCGCGGTGGAGCGCATCGCGGACTGGCTCGTACGCAACCTGCCGGCGAGCCAGGCGGCCTCGGTGGTGCACGGCGACTACCGCATGGGCAACCTCATGTTCGCCCCACAGGCGCCCGCGAAGGTCCTCGCGATCCTGGACTGGGAGATGGCCACCCTCGGTGACCCACTGGCGGACCTGGGGTACCTCACCGCCACCTACTCCGAGGCGGGCCGCCCCACCACCCCGCTCGAACTCACCAAGGTGACCCGCTCGCCCGGCTACCTCACCCAGCGCCAGCTGGCAGAGCGCTACCAGCACCACACGGGCCTAGATCTGACGTCGCTGCCGTGGTACCAGACCCTCGCGCTGTGGAAGGCGGCGATCTTCTGCGAGGCCATCTACACCCGCTGGCGGCGTGGTGAGCGCCCCCACGACACGGCCTTCGGGCCCTCGCTCGAGACGGGTGTCCCCCGTCTGCTGGAGCGGGCCGGGCAGTACGCCAGCCTGACGGCGACCGGTCGCCGCTGA
- a CDS encoding phytanoyl-CoA dioxygenase family protein, which yields MTTQKKAQALTSVANDTPAEEILKIVTRDGGVIIKGFLTQEQITRFNSEIESPLQAINPGSTHENEIVAAFHGNNTKRLTNLVTHSATFRSEVIDHPLVHEISDLVFLQESGTYWMTTAQVIEIGPDSQAQMLHRDLENWFPFIGMGPSGPEVTINFLVALTDFTEENGATRVIPGSNHWSDFEDRGTPEQTIPAVMNAGDVLLISGKVAHGGGANRTGDEYRRGLAFAFNAGFLTGEEAYPFLVDKELAKTLSPRVQRMLGFRSQYPTGSPGLWQVDYADLGDYLGL from the coding sequence ATGACCACACAGAAGAAGGCTCAGGCGCTGACATCGGTGGCGAACGACACGCCGGCGGAGGAGATCCTCAAGATCGTGACCCGGGACGGCGGCGTCATCATCAAGGGCTTCCTGACGCAGGAGCAGATCACCCGCTTCAACTCCGAGATCGAGTCGCCGCTGCAGGCGATCAACCCGGGTTCGACCCACGAGAACGAGATCGTGGCCGCGTTCCACGGCAACAACACCAAGCGACTCACGAACCTGGTGACGCACAGCGCCACGTTCCGCAGCGAGGTCATCGACCACCCCCTGGTCCACGAGATCAGCGACCTGGTCTTCCTCCAGGAGTCGGGCACGTACTGGATGACCACCGCACAGGTCATCGAGATCGGCCCCGACAGCCAGGCGCAGATGCTGCACCGCGACCTGGAGAACTGGTTCCCGTTCATCGGGATGGGACCCAGCGGCCCGGAGGTCACCATCAACTTCCTGGTCGCCCTGACCGACTTCACGGAGGAGAACGGCGCCACCCGCGTCATCCCCGGAAGCAACCACTGGAGCGACTTCGAGGACCGGGGGACTCCCGAGCAGACGATTCCCGCGGTCATGAACGCCGGAGACGTCCTGCTGATCAGCGGCAAGGTCGCGCACGGCGGTGGGGCGAACCGGACCGGCGACGAGTACCGGCGGGGCCTGGCCTTCGCCTTCAACGCGGGCTTCCTCACCGGCGAGGAGGCGTACCCCTTCCTGGTCGACAAGGAGCTCGCCAAGACGCTCTCCCCGCGTGTCCAGCGCATGCTCGGCTTCCGCTCCCAGTACCCGACGGGCTCTCCCGGCCTGTGGCAGGTCGACTACGCCGACCTGGGCGACTACCTCGGCCTCTGA
- a CDS encoding zinc-binding dehydrogenase, which yields MSTRITAAVLNTAPGPLELEELLIDDPGPDEVLVKVAYAGLCHSDLHEIDGTFETQPPIVLGHEAVGRVVAAGTGVSEFAPGDTVVTCLSAYCGNCEYCVAGRQTLCVNRARLQQERSRPRLTKLDGRPVRPTAGIGAFAEMILVHKNSLVTIPDDIRPETASVLGCAVTTGMGAVLHSASVQTGQSVAVVGLGGVGFAAVQAAQLAGAAQVIGIDVVPGKLERAVRFGATHVVDARETDPVEAVRAITGTGVHHAFEAVGSAATAGQAFAMLRPGGTATVMGMIPDSQPIPVRGAELFLEEKRIQGSFMGSNHFKVDVPLYVRFNRMGLLQLDDLVTARCDLATINDGFKALASGREIRVVARVGEV from the coding sequence ATGAGCACCCGGATAACAGCCGCCGTCCTGAACACGGCACCGGGCCCCCTCGAACTCGAGGAGCTCCTGATCGACGATCCCGGACCGGACGAGGTCCTGGTGAAGGTGGCGTACGCCGGTCTGTGCCATTCGGACCTGCACGAGATCGACGGCACCTTCGAGACCCAGCCGCCGATCGTCCTCGGTCACGAGGCGGTCGGTCGGGTCGTGGCCGCCGGCACGGGCGTGTCGGAGTTCGCGCCGGGGGACACGGTCGTGACGTGCCTGTCCGCGTACTGCGGCAACTGCGAGTACTGCGTGGCCGGGAGGCAGACGCTGTGCGTGAACCGGGCACGGCTGCAGCAGGAGCGGTCCCGGCCGCGGCTGACCAAGCTCGACGGCCGGCCGGTACGGCCGACCGCCGGCATCGGCGCCTTCGCGGAGATGATCCTCGTCCACAAGAACAGCCTGGTCACCATCCCGGACGACATCCGTCCGGAGACGGCGAGCGTGCTCGGCTGCGCCGTCACGACGGGCATGGGCGCGGTCCTGCACAGCGCCTCGGTGCAGACCGGGCAGAGCGTCGCCGTCGTCGGCCTTGGCGGGGTCGGTTTCGCCGCCGTCCAAGCCGCACAACTGGCGGGCGCGGCGCAGGTCATCGGGATCGACGTCGTGCCGGGCAAGCTGGAGCGGGCCGTCCGATTCGGCGCGACGCACGTCGTCGACGCGAGGGAGACCGACCCGGTCGAGGCGGTGCGGGCGATCACCGGCACCGGTGTGCACCACGCGTTCGAGGCGGTCGGTTCGGCCGCCACGGCCGGACAGGCGTTCGCCATGCTCCGGCCGGGCGGGACCGCCACCGTGATGGGCATGATCCCGGACTCGCAGCCGATTCCGGTACGAGGGGCGGAGCTGTTCCTGGAGGAGAAGCGCATCCAGGGCTCCTTCATGGGCTCCAACCACTTCAAGGTCGACGTCCCGCTGTACGTGCGCTTCAACCGCATGGGCCTGCTCCAGCTCGACGACCTCGTGACCGCCCGGTGCGACCTGGCCACCATCAACGACGGATTCAAGGCCCTGGCGTCCGGACGGGAGATTCGTGTCGTCGCCCGGGTCGGAGAGGTGTGA
- a CDS encoding aldehyde dehydrogenase family protein: MWINGEWAESRTGRTATLVSPRDGLPFADVPSADRDDVDRAVQGARQAFSSRVWAGLEPRERGAVLIRWADLLDQHRDELALLVALEMGKPVTVAWSVELRTAINTIRWYGEVADKLMDESPRGRNDSVALVTREPLGVVGAITPWNFPMTLSMFKIPAALVSGNSVVVKPATQTPLSLLRAAELSAEAGLPAGVLQVVTGSGATVGSALALHDDVATLTFTGSTEVGKQLLTYSGQSNAKPVWLELGGKSPNIVFPDAPDLDEAARMAAWAISFNSGQMCTAGSRLLVHEDIRDELVARVVDHLGRHRIGDPLDPETTMGPLAYEGHRDEVLDEVRKGIADGARLVLGSDRKRTDGLYVDPVVFVDVDQHSRLAQHEIFGPVLSVTTFRDDAEAIAIANNSDYGLGSAIWTGDLARAHRLSREIQAGLVWVNCYEEGDTSVPFGGQKLSGHGSDRSLHGLDKFTTLKTTWIELACPVAKTTRRRPGKP; the protein is encoded by the coding sequence ATGTGGATCAACGGCGAATGGGCCGAATCGAGGACCGGTCGGACGGCCACCCTCGTCAGCCCGCGCGACGGACTGCCCTTCGCGGACGTCCCCAGCGCGGACCGCGACGACGTGGACCGGGCCGTCCAAGGTGCCAGGCAGGCGTTCTCGTCCCGGGTCTGGGCGGGCCTGGAGCCACGTGAGCGCGGGGCCGTGCTGATCCGCTGGGCGGACCTGCTCGACCAGCACCGCGACGAACTGGCCCTGCTGGTCGCGCTCGAGATGGGCAAGCCGGTCACGGTGGCCTGGTCCGTCGAACTGCGCACCGCCATCAACACGATCCGCTGGTACGGCGAAGTCGCGGACAAACTGATGGACGAGTCGCCGCGCGGCCGCAACGACTCCGTTGCCCTGGTGACGCGGGAGCCACTGGGGGTCGTGGGCGCGATCACGCCGTGGAACTTCCCGATGACGCTGTCGATGTTCAAGATTCCCGCGGCCCTCGTGTCGGGGAACAGCGTCGTCGTCAAGCCCGCGACGCAGACGCCCCTCTCCCTCCTGCGCGCGGCGGAACTCTCCGCCGAGGCGGGCCTGCCGGCCGGGGTGCTCCAGGTGGTCACCGGCAGCGGTGCGACGGTCGGCTCGGCCCTGGCCCTGCACGACGACGTCGCCACGCTGACCTTCACCGGCTCGACGGAGGTCGGAAAGCAGCTGCTGACCTACTCCGGACAGTCCAACGCGAAGCCGGTCTGGCTGGAACTGGGAGGCAAGTCCCCCAACATCGTCTTCCCCGACGCACCGGACCTCGACGAGGCCGCGCGGATGGCCGCCTGGGCGATCTCCTTCAACAGCGGGCAGATGTGCACGGCGGGGTCGAGGCTTCTCGTGCACGAGGACATCCGCGACGAGCTGGTCGCCAGGGTCGTGGACCACCTCGGCCGCCACAGGATCGGCGATCCGCTGGACCCGGAGACCACGATGGGGCCTCTGGCGTACGAGGGGCATCGCGACGAGGTGCTGGACGAGGTGCGCAAGGGAATCGCGGACGGAGCCCGGCTCGTCCTCGGATCGGACCGGAAGAGGACCGACGGACTGTACGTGGATCCGGTGGTCTTCGTGGACGTGGACCAGCACAGCCGCCTGGCCCAGCACGAGATCTTCGGCCCCGTCCTGTCGGTCACGACGTTCCGCGACGACGCCGAGGCGATCGCGATCGCCAACAACTCCGACTACGGACTCGGGTCCGCCATCTGGACCGGCGACCTCGCCCGGGCCCACCGCCTGTCGCGGGAGATCCAGGCCGGCCTGGTCTGGGTCAACTGCTACGAGGAGGGCGACACCTCGGTGCCCTTCGGCGGTCAGAAGCTCTCCGGTCACGGGTCGGACCGGAGCCTCCACGGCCTCGACAAGTTCACGACCCTGAAGACGACCTGGATCGAACTCGCCTGCCCCGTCGCGAAGACGACGCGCAGGAGACCAGGGAAGCCGTAA